In a genomic window of Pseudomonadota bacterium:
- the orn gene encoding oligoribonuclease → MQFAASHLIWIDLEMTGLEPERDCIIEIATIVTDADLNEQVEGPVFAIHQSDAVLAGMDEWNTRQHGQSGLTARVRASTTSVAMAEQATLDFLRQYLPPSSSPMCGNSICQDRRFLYKYMPALAEFFHYRNLDVSTLKELAKRWAPDLPAFQKQSNHLALADIRDSIAELRHYRTHFLKVPPSP, encoded by the coding sequence ATGCAGTTTGCCGCCAGCCATCTCATCTGGATCGATCTCGAAATGACCGGCCTCGAGCCGGAGCGGGATTGCATCATCGAGATCGCGACCATCGTCACCGATGCCGATCTCAACGAGCAGGTGGAAGGCCCGGTGTTCGCCATTCATCAAAGCGACGCGGTGCTGGCCGGCATGGATGAATGGAACACCCGCCAGCACGGTCAGTCCGGATTGACCGCGCGGGTGCGCGCCAGCACCACCAGCGTCGCCATGGCCGAGCAGGCGACGCTCGATTTCCTGCGCCAGTACCTGCCGCCGTCGAGCTCGCCGATGTGCGGCAACAGCATCTGCCAGGACCGGCGCTTTCTCTACAAGTACATGCCGGCGCTCGCCGAGTTCTTTCACTATCGCAATCTCGATGTCAGCACCTTGAAGGAACTGGCCAAGCGCTGGGCGCCCGACCTGCCCGCGTTCCAGAAACAGTCGAATCACCTGGCGCTGGCCGACATCCGCGATTCGATTGCGGAACTGCGTCATTACCGCACGCACTTCCTGAAGGTGCCGCCGTCGCCATGA
- a CDS encoding YbaB/EbfC family nucleoid-associated protein has translation MRGGIGDLMKQAQKMQADMEKAQAEIAATEVTGEAGGGMVKVVMNGRHDVRKVSIDADLFKDDKSMVEDLVAAAMNDANRRVELLSRDKLSSVTAGMNLPPGVKLPF, from the coding sequence ATGCGTGGTGGAATTGGCGACCTCATGAAGCAGGCGCAGAAGATGCAGGCCGACATGGAAAAGGCCCAGGCCGAAATCGCGGCGACCGAAGTCACCGGCGAAGCCGGTGGCGGCATGGTCAAGGTGGTGATGAACGGGCGCCACGACGTGCGCAAGGTCAGCATCGACGCGGACTTGTTCAAGGACGACAAATCCATGGTCGAGGATCTCGTCGCGGCGGCCATGAACGACGCCAATCGCCGCGTCGAGCTGTTGAGCCGCGACAAGCTGTCGAGCGTCACGGCCGGCATGAACCTGCCGCCCGGCGTCAAGCTGCCGTTCTGA
- a CDS encoding NAD(P)H-hydrate dehydratase: protein MSVALGDGLYDAAGTRALEHYASASLGIDSYTLMERAGRAVFESLRRHWPQARRLLIVCGAGNNGGDGYVIARLAHQAGLAPRVVMLAAESRLRGDGGEAYRRLREAGLAPFDGANWFDDIEVVVDALLGTGLERRVEGAYADAIARINAASLPVISVDVPSGIDAGNGACHGLAVRAAVTVSLVSLKQGLVTGAAPDHCGALEWDAIGLPATLFDAVPPSARAVSYAGLRHLFTPRARTAHKGQHGHVLVIGGAPGYGGAARMAAEAAARVGAGLVTLATHPDYAAALSAQRPEIMCRGVNNAAELAPLLARASVVAIGPGLGQQPWGQRLWAAVRDCPQPQVVDADGLNLLAADPDQRHARILTPHPGEAARLAGSGTDAIRDDRYAAAAELGARYGGVVLLKGAGTVIASAGEVPLVVRDGNPGMASGGMGDVLTGVIAGLLAQGMEARTAAAVGACVHAHAADRAARDGERGLLAADLMPHLRAAVNPAQT, encoded by the coding sequence ATGAGCGTCGCGCTGGGCGACGGGCTGTACGACGCCGCCGGCACGCGCGCGCTGGAGCATTACGCCAGCGCGTCGCTAGGCATCGACAGCTACACCCTGATGGAGCGCGCCGGTCGCGCGGTGTTCGAGTCGCTGCGCCGGCATTGGCCGCAAGCGCGACGTCTGCTCATCGTGTGCGGCGCCGGCAACAACGGCGGTGACGGCTACGTGATCGCGCGGCTCGCCCACCAGGCCGGGCTCGCGCCACGGGTGGTGATGCTGGCCGCCGAGTCGCGCCTGCGCGGTGACGGCGGCGAGGCCTACCGCAGGCTGCGCGAAGCCGGGCTTGCGCCCTTCGACGGCGCGAACTGGTTCGACGACATCGAGGTGGTGGTCGATGCGCTGCTTGGCACCGGCCTCGAGCGCCGGGTGGAAGGCGCCTACGCCGACGCCATCGCGCGCATCAACGCGGCGTCGCTGCCGGTAATCAGCGTCGACGTGCCGTCCGGCATCGATGCCGGCAACGGCGCTTGCCACGGTCTTGCCGTGCGCGCCGCCGTCACCGTCAGCCTGGTCAGTCTCAAGCAGGGCCTGGTGACCGGCGCGGCGCCGGATCACTGCGGCGCCCTCGAGTGGGATGCCATCGGCTTGCCGGCGACGCTGTTCGACGCGGTGCCGCCGTCGGCGCGAGCTGTCTCGTATGCGGGTTTACGTCACTTGTTCACGCCGCGCGCGCGTACCGCGCACAAGGGCCAGCACGGCCATGTGCTCGTGATCGGCGGCGCGCCGGGCTATGGCGGCGCCGCGCGCATGGCGGCCGAGGCGGCGGCGCGGGTAGGCGCCGGTCTCGTGACCCTCGCGACCCATCCCGATTACGCCGCCGCGCTCAGCGCGCAACGGCCGGAAATCATGTGCCGTGGCGTGAACAACGCCGCCGAACTCGCGCCCTTGCTGGCGCGGGCCAGCGTGGTAGCGATCGGACCGGGGCTTGGTCAGCAGCCCTGGGGGCAACGCCTGTGGGCGGCGGTACGGGACTGTCCCCAACCGCAGGTGGTGGACGCCGACGGCCTCAACCTGTTGGCCGCCGATCCCGACCAGCGGCACGCGCGCATCCTGACGCCGCACCCGGGTGAAGCAGCGCGCCTGGCGGGCAGCGGCACCGACGCCATTCGCGACGACCGCTACGCGGCGGCGGCCGAGCTGGGCGCGCGCTACGGCGGCGTGGTGCTGCTGAAGGGCGCGGGCACCGTCATCGCCAGCGCCGGCGAAGTACCGCTGGTGGTGCGCGACGGCAATCCCGGCATGGCCAGCGGCGGCATGGGCGACGTGCTGACCGGCGTGATTGCCGGCCTGCTCGCGCAAGGCATGGAAGCCCGCACGGCCGCCGCCGTCGGCGCCTGTGTCCACGCCCACGCCGCCGACCGCGCGGCGCGCGACGGCGAACGTGGTTTGTTGGCGGCCGACCTCATGCCGCATCTGCGCGCGGCGGTGAACCCGGCACAAACATGA
- the recR gene encoding recombination protein RecR has product MNPSPLLAELITVLQFLPGIGPKSAQRIAFHLLEQHRDKARRLADVMRRAADQIGQCASCRTFCETEVCSLCRSDNRDAGLVCVVESPLDVASIEAASDFRGKYFVLLGRLSPIDGVTPDSLGMPLLEQRLAGGEVRELIVATGTTMEGEATAHYLRQVAQRANVRATRIAYGVPVGGDLEFVDGSTLSHALASRRDY; this is encoded by the coding sequence ATGAATCCCTCGCCGCTGCTTGCCGAACTCATCACGGTGCTGCAGTTCCTGCCCGGCATCGGTCCGAAATCGGCGCAGCGCATCGCCTTCCACCTGCTCGAACAGCATCGCGACAAGGCGCGCCGCCTGGCCGATGTCATGCGGCGCGCCGCCGATCAGATCGGCCAGTGCGCGAGTTGCCGCACCTTCTGTGAGACCGAGGTGTGTTCGCTGTGTCGCAGTGACAACCGCGATGCCGGCCTGGTGTGCGTGGTGGAGAGCCCGCTGGACGTGGCTTCGATCGAGGCGGCGTCGGATTTTCGCGGCAAGTATTTCGTGCTGCTGGGACGCCTGTCGCCGATCGACGGCGTGACGCCCGACAGCCTCGGCATGCCGCTGCTGGAACAGCGCCTGGCCGGCGGCGAAGTGCGCGAACTGATCGTCGCCACCGGCACCACCATGGAAGGCGAGGCCACCGCCCACTACCTGCGCCAGGTGGCGCAGCGCGCCAACGTGCGCGCCACGCGCATCGCTTACGGCGTGCCGGTCGGCGGCGATCTCGAATTCGTCGACGGCTCGACCCTGTCCCACGCGCTCGCCAGTCGCCGCGATTACTGA
- the dnaX gene encoding DNA polymerase III subunit gamma/tau, which produces MSYQVLARKWRPRNFAEVIGQAHVLKALINALDTGRLHHAYLFTGTRGVGKTTLARVLAKALNCETGVSSTPCGVCSACTAIDQGRFVDLIEVDAASRTKVDETRELLDNVQYAPTQARYKVYLIDEVHMFSNHSFNALLKTLEEPPAHVKFLLATTDPKKLPVTILSRCLQFNLTRMPASLLAQHLATVLTAEGIAFEDGALTLIAQSAGGSVRDSLSLLDQAIAHGAGKVDTNEVVMMLGTVDQDRVLKILSMVAAGDAHAVIAAARELASYVPDYGQVLAEMASLLRRVAVVQVLGEATGDLESDARVAALAASLPADEVQLLYQIALTGRRDLAMSPDAEAAFEMTLLRMLAFRPAGVVSAPLVGAARSAPLTRAPAPASAVSRAPVAAPVAPVTAPPAAPVAVPEVAPPSPPAAAVVEPPAPSATPRAALPAHFDWAQVVDELTVVGLARELARNSAVAHFDGRRLDLVIAPQFEKLAARRHVDTLQAALADKYSGEIVINVTVSSDSGLSTPSQQQLAAAADKQRRAEADIDADPNVRALRDTFGATIEDVSGR; this is translated from the coding sequence ATGAGCTACCAGGTCCTCGCACGCAAGTGGAGGCCGCGCAATTTTGCCGAGGTGATTGGGCAGGCGCACGTGCTCAAGGCCTTGATCAATGCGCTGGACACCGGTCGCCTGCATCATGCCTACCTGTTCACCGGCACGCGCGGCGTGGGCAAGACCACGCTGGCGCGCGTGCTGGCCAAGGCGCTCAACTGCGAGACCGGCGTCAGCAGCACGCCGTGCGGCGTGTGCAGCGCCTGCACCGCCATCGACCAGGGGCGCTTCGTCGATCTCATCGAGGTCGACGCCGCCTCGCGCACCAAGGTCGACGAGACCCGCGAACTGCTGGACAACGTGCAGTACGCGCCGACCCAGGCGCGCTACAAGGTCTACCTCATCGACGAAGTGCACATGTTCTCCAATCACTCCTTCAACGCCCTGTTGAAGACCCTGGAGGAACCACCGGCCCACGTCAAATTCCTGCTCGCGACCACCGATCCGAAGAAGCTGCCGGTCACCATCCTGTCGCGCTGCCTGCAGTTCAACCTGACGCGCATGCCGGCCAGCCTGCTGGCGCAGCACCTGGCCACGGTGCTGACCGCCGAAGGCATCGCTTTCGAAGACGGCGCCTTGACGCTCATCGCGCAGTCCGCCGGCGGCAGCGTGCGTGATTCCCTGAGCCTGCTCGACCAGGCCATCGCCCACGGCGCCGGCAAGGTCGACACCAACGAAGTGGTGATGATGCTCGGCACGGTCGACCAGGACCGCGTGCTGAAAATCCTGTCCATGGTCGCCGCCGGCGATGCCCACGCCGTGATCGCCGCCGCGCGCGAACTCGCGAGCTACGTGCCGGACTATGGCCAGGTGCTGGCCGAGATGGCCTCGCTGTTGCGACGCGTGGCCGTGGTGCAGGTGCTGGGCGAGGCGACGGGCGATCTCGAAAGCGACGCGCGCGTGGCGGCGTTGGCCGCCAGCCTGCCGGCCGATGAAGTGCAGCTCCTGTACCAGATTGCCCTGACCGGCCGCCGCGACCTGGCCATGAGCCCCGACGCCGAAGCCGCCTTCGAAATGACCCTGCTGCGCATGCTGGCGTTTCGTCCGGCCGGTGTCGTGAGCGCACCGCTGGTCGGCGCGGCGCGCAGTGCGCCCTTGACGCGCGCGCCGGCGCCCGCGTCGGCCGTCAGCCGTGCGCCTGTCGCGGCGCCTGTCGCTCCGGTTACCGCGCCGCCGGCCGCGCCTGTCGCCGTGCCCGAAGTCGCGCCGCCGTCGCCGCCGGCCGCGGCGGTGGTCGAGCCGCCCGCGCCGAGTGCCACGCCGCGCGCCGCGCTGCCGGCGCATTTCGATTGGGCGCAGGTGGTCGATGAACTGACCGTGGTGGGGCTCGCGCGTGAACTGGCGCGCAACAGCGCCGTCGCGCATTTCGATGGCCGCCGACTCGACCTCGTGATCGCGCCGCAGTTTGAAAAGCTCGCCGCGCGCCGCCATGTCGATACCCTGCAGGCGGCGCTGGCCGACAAGTACAGCGGCGAAATTGTCATCAACGTCACGGTCAGCAGCGATTCCGGGCTCAGCACGCCGTCGCAGCAGCAGCTCGCGGCCGCCGCCGACAAGCAGCGGCGCGCCGAGGCGGACATCGACGCCGATCCCAATGTGCGCGCCTTGCGTGACACCTTCGGCGCGACCATCGAAGACGTGTCCGGGCGCTGA